One genomic segment of Hordeum vulgare subsp. vulgare chromosome 2H, MorexV3_pseudomolecules_assembly, whole genome shotgun sequence includes these proteins:
- the LOC123426265 gene encoding uncharacterized protein LOC123426265, with product MPPSELRQIRSATPASSRAALPPAPPRSPCLSLRRRLALPQLAPAPAPAARLACQSLRTPQPPARRAPPPRRALDQIQIGLSLYGLVWLQPLIGFLRPSTVRRLNPQGERGKAVAAEVVRLDTRPDVEAERSDGGSAASGDGGGLKRRRLSGEWR from the coding sequence ATGCCTCCTTCGGAGCTCCGCCAGATCCGGAGCGCCACCCCCGCGAGCAGCCGCGCCGCCCTGCCTCCTGCGCCTCCCCGCTCTCCCTGCCTCTCCttgcgccgccgcctcgcgctgccgCAGCTCGCGCCAGCACCCGCCCCCGCCGCGCGCCTCGCCTGCCAGTCCCTCCGAACACCGCAACCGCCTGCTCGCCGAGCACCTCCGCCCCGTCGCGCCCTGGATCAGATCCAGATCGGGCTCTCCCTCTACGGCCTCGTCTGGCTCCAGCCGCTCATCGGCTTCCTCCGGCCCAGCACAGTGAGGCGTCTCAACCCTCAAGGCGAGCGCGGCAAGGCCGTGGCTGCGGAGGTAGTTCGGCTCGACACGAGGCCGGATGTGGAGGCGGAGCGAAGCGACGGCGGCTCAGCGGCGAGTGGAGATGGAGGCGGACTGAAGCGACGGCGACtcagcggcgagtggaggtga